DNA from Algisphaera agarilytica:
TGACGAACAGGTCTCGCTCGGCACGGTGGGCGTCGGACACCTTGGACCAGTCCTTGATCTGCGGGAAGCTGATCAGGTCGTCGGGGATTTCCGAGACGTCCCACCACTTGTCGTAGCCGTCTTTCAGGACGTGCTTGCCGCGGATGAGTTGCAGCGCGCCTTTGTACGAATACACCCAGTCGCGGTGGTCGGCCTGGTCGGTGGTGAGGAACGACCAGAAGCTCTCGCCGTGGAGCTCGTAACCTTCGGGCGGCTCAACGCCCATGACCTCGGCCAGCGTCGGGAGCATGTCGGCCAGAGTGAGCAGCACATCCTGCTTGCCCTGTTTGGTCAGGCCCAGGCCCGGGGCGTAGACGATGAACGGCACGTGGGTGCCCTTCTGCCGGTCGTGGCTGTGCTTGCCGTAGCCCCAGGTGCCATTGTCGGAGGTGAAGATGACCAGGGTGTTGTCGAGTTGGCCGAGCTCTTCGAGTTTTTGCAGGTAGAGCCAGGTCTGGTAGTCGAGGTATTCGACGTGGGAATACATGCCGGGGCCGGTGACGGTGCCGTGGGTGTCGTAGACGCCGTTGTCGCCGGTGATTTTGGGTTCGGTGCGGGTGTAGGCGCTGCCGTCCCATTCGATGACGGGCGTGCCGGGGAGTTTGTTGCCGGCCTCGGGGTGGAGGAAGTCGAAGCCGTCGTGGCCGAGGTGGCTGCAGTGGTACACGAAGAACGGCTTGTCGTCGGCGACCGCGCGGTCCATGAAGTCGAAGATGAAGTCGAGCTCGACGTCGGGGCCGTAGGTGTGCAGGCCGTACTCCGCCTGGGCTTCGGGGGTGTGCGGCCACCAGGTGATCTGCTCCTTCTCGCCGCCGGGCTCGGGGGCGGAGGGGTGATTCAGCAAAGCCACCGAAGGCTTCCAGTACCAGCTCGGCTGCGAGTAGCTCTGCACGGTCTTGCCGGTGTCGAGGTTGATCTGGTCTTTCTTGTCCCCACCCTTCTTCTTCACGAGCTTGAAGTCGGTGTGGGGGTTGTCGGGGTAGAGGTACGAGCCAGGGGTGAACACGCCTTCATCGAAAGCGAACTTGCGGTGGTCGACCTGCTTCATCTGGGTCTTGCCCGCCCAGATGCTGACGTAGCCCGCGTCACGCGCTGCGTGACCGAGCTGCCACGGCGAGGATTCGTACAACGGCCAAACCCAGTTACCGTCCGGGCTCTTGCCCAGGTCGCCGTTGTTCCACCACTTGTGGATGCTGGCGTAACGCCCGGTCATCATCATCGCCCGGGTCGGGGAGCAGACGGTGTTGGACCAGGCGTTGGTCGCCCACAGGCCCTCGTTGGCCATGCGGTCGAGCACCGGGGTGTCGGCACGGAACTGGGTATCAGAAGTGTCTTTGCCGGTCTTGGGCAGCGACCACTTGCTCGAGCCGTAGATCGGCAGCTCACGGGCGCTGATGTCGTCGGTGAAGATCAGGACGATGTTGGGCTTGGCTTTTTCCCCCGCATGGACCGCGGGCGTCAGCAGCAGGCAGGCGACGAGGGCGACAACAGACAACAGCCATTTCATATCGGGATTCCTGGCGGAGGGGATCGTGAGGTGAGAGGCGTGAGGCGAAACAGCACGCGGACGGGCATTGTACCTAAAATCTATCGCAGATAAACATAGTTTAGCAGACTCTTCCGCGCGGGTCGGCTACAGTGCCCGCATGATTCAGCGTGCGATCGAGTCGTTTCACCCCGCCCGGCAGCCCTGGGGCACCCGCAAGGCTTTCCGACAGGAACTTCTGACCTCGGCGACGCTGCCGGTGGCGGTGGCCATGCTCGATGCCGGGGTCGTGGGGGTGTTCGGCGTCGTGGTCTTCGGGATCAGCCCGACGCAGTTCGCCACGATCGCGGCGGCACCGATGTTCGTGAACCTGCTCGGGTTCATCTGGGCCCGGGCCGTGAAGGGTCGGCGGAAGACCGCTTTCGCCGGGATGCTCATGAGCGCGATGCTCGTGCTGGTAGCTTCGGTGGCGGTGCTGCCGAAGGACGAGCAGGGCTACGGCGCCGCCGGGTTGGTGGCGGCCGTGGTATTGGGGCGCTGCCTGATGGCGGGCGTGGTGATGCTGCGCAGCGCCGTCTGGCGGATGAACTTCCCCCGGCACGTCCGGGCGCGGATCACCGGGAAGTTTGTGTTGATGGCGACGCTGCTCTTCGCCGCCGTGCCCGCCGTGGTCGGCCCCCTGCTCGACCGCGACCCCCAACTCTTCCGCGTCATCTACCCTGTGGCCGC
Protein-coding regions in this window:
- a CDS encoding sulfatase-like hydrolase/transferase, coding for MKWLLSVVALVACLLLTPAVHAGEKAKPNIVLIFTDDISARELPIYGSSKWSLPKTGKDTSDTQFRADTPVLDRMANEGLWATNAWSNTVCSPTRAMMMTGRYASIHKWWNNGDLGKSPDGNWVWPLYESSPWQLGHAARDAGYVSIWAGKTQMKQVDHRKFAFDEGVFTPGSYLYPDNPHTDFKLVKKKGGDKKDQINLDTGKTVQSYSQPSWYWKPSVALLNHPSAPEPGGEKEQITWWPHTPEAQAEYGLHTYGPDVELDFIFDFMDRAVADDKPFFVYHCSHLGHDGFDFLHPEAGNKLPGTPVIEWDGSAYTRTEPKITGDNGVYDTHGTVTGPGMYSHVEYLDYQTWLYLQKLEELGQLDNTLVIFTSDNGTWGYGKHSHDRQKGTHVPFIVYAPGLGLTKQGKQDVLLTLADMLPTLAEVMGVEPPEGYELHGESFWSFLTTDQADHRDWVYSYKGALQLIRGKHVLKDGYDKWWDVSEIPDDLISFPQIKDWSKVSDAHRAERDLFVNDIMPRYDNHATERDAPRNP